The proteins below come from a single Rhizobium sp. BT04 genomic window:
- a CDS encoding 2-hydroxyacid dehydrogenase has translation MSRIAILVPGKIHDRVLDSLKDRFEIVAVPRAERLALDGETAARIRGVAVSGAFPGAWMDQLPHVEVIASFGVGYDGMDVKRAAEKGIVVTNTPDVLNDEVADTAIGLLLNTIRELPRAEAWLRAGNWKPGTAYPLSRFSLKGRHIGLYGLGRIGLEIAKRLEPFKVKISYHTRSRHVDAPYDYHPTLKGLAEAVDTLIAIVPKTPQTHKTIDAEILAALGPNGILVNVGRGWTVDEEALSAALASGALGAAGLDVFYDEPTVPADLLAPKNAVLLPHVASASVPTRNAMADLVADNLIAWFEKGSALTPVPETPQKA, from the coding sequence GTGTCCCGCATCGCCATTCTCGTTCCCGGGAAGATACACGATCGTGTTCTCGATAGCCTGAAGGATCGTTTTGAGATTGTCGCTGTCCCGCGGGCGGAAAGGCTTGCACTCGACGGTGAGACCGCCGCCCGCATTCGCGGCGTTGCCGTCTCCGGCGCCTTTCCCGGCGCCTGGATGGATCAGCTCCCTCATGTCGAGGTGATCGCCAGCTTCGGCGTCGGTTATGACGGTATGGATGTGAAACGTGCCGCCGAAAAGGGCATCGTCGTCACCAACACGCCGGATGTGCTGAACGACGAGGTCGCCGATACGGCGATCGGCCTGCTCCTGAACACCATCCGCGAACTGCCGCGGGCCGAAGCCTGGCTGCGCGCCGGCAACTGGAAGCCGGGCACGGCCTATCCGCTGTCGCGCTTCTCGCTCAAGGGCCGTCATATCGGGCTTTACGGCCTTGGCCGCATCGGGCTTGAAATCGCCAAGCGGCTGGAGCCGTTCAAGGTGAAGATCAGCTATCACACCCGTTCGCGCCATGTCGATGCGCCCTATGATTATCACCCGACGCTGAAGGGGCTGGCGGAGGCGGTGGATACGCTGATCGCCATCGTTCCGAAGACGCCCCAGACGCACAAGACCATCGATGCCGAAATTCTGGCCGCACTCGGCCCGAACGGCATTCTCGTCAACGTCGGCCGCGGCTGGACGGTGGACGAAGAGGCGCTGAGTGCCGCCCTTGCCTCCGGCGCGCTGGGGGCAGCCGGCCTGGACGTCTTCTACGACGAGCCGACGGTGCCGGCTGACCTGCTCGCGCCTAAGAATGCCGTGCTGCTGCCGCACGTCGCCTCCGCGTCAGTGCCGACCCGCAATGCGATGGCCGATCTCGTCGCCGATAATCTCATCGCCTGGTTCGAGAAGGGGTCGGCGCTGACGCCGGTGCCGGAGACGCCGCAAAAGGCTTAG
- a CDS encoding LacI family DNA-binding transcriptional regulator has translation MVQKIKLSTIAETLGISTATVSLALRDSPLVAGNTREKIKEQARALGYIYNRRAASLRTSRSGIIGVVVHDIMNPFYGEILKAIESELDRSRHTFILSNHYDNVEKQRTFIETLLQLGGDGVIMSPAIGTPPEDVQLAEENGMPAILVARSMEGQDLPTYRGDDSYGISLATNHLIGLGHRSIAMIGGTDQTSTGRDRYQGYVNALRKAGIEVDPNLRIPGPRSKQGGFEAAVHFLSLPQKPTAAVCWNDLVAIGLMNGIARAGLMPGRDISVTGYDDLEEASIATPALTTVWNGQAEVGRLAARALLDRLAGSHEPDGMHLIKPEMRIRQSTSPHRPRA, from the coding sequence GTGGTCCAGAAGATCAAGCTTTCGACGATTGCCGAAACGCTCGGCATTTCAACGGCGACCGTATCGCTTGCCTTACGCGACAGCCCGCTCGTCGCCGGCAATACGCGGGAGAAGATCAAGGAACAGGCGCGCGCGCTCGGCTATATCTACAATCGCCGCGCCGCCAGTCTTCGCACCTCGCGCTCCGGCATCATCGGCGTCGTCGTGCACGACATCATGAACCCCTTCTACGGGGAGATCCTGAAGGCGATCGAAAGCGAGCTCGATCGCAGCCGCCACACCTTCATCCTGTCCAACCATTACGACAATGTCGAAAAGCAGCGCACCTTCATCGAGACGCTGCTGCAGCTCGGCGGCGACGGCGTCATCATGTCGCCGGCGATCGGCACGCCGCCTGAGGACGTGCAACTGGCGGAAGAAAACGGCATGCCGGCGATCCTGGTTGCCCGCTCGATGGAAGGGCAGGACCTGCCGACCTATCGCGGCGACGACAGCTACGGCATCTCGCTTGCCACCAACCACCTGATCGGCCTCGGCCACCGCTCGATCGCCATGATCGGCGGCACGGACCAGACCTCCACCGGCCGCGACCGCTACCAGGGTTATGTCAATGCGTTGCGCAAGGCCGGTATCGAGGTCGATCCGAACCTGCGCATTCCCGGCCCGCGCTCGAAACAGGGCGGCTTCGAGGCCGCCGTGCATTTCCTGTCGCTGCCGCAAAAGCCGACGGCGGCCGTCTGCTGGAACGATCTCGTGGCGATCGGGCTGATGAACGGCATTGCGCGCGCCGGCCTGATGCCGGGACGCGACATTTCCGTCACCGGTTATGATGATCTCGAGGAGGCCTCGATCGCCACGCCGGCGCTGACGACCGTCTGGAACGGCCAGGCCGAGGTCGGGCGCCTGGCCGCCCGGGCGCTGCTTGATCGCCTAGCCGGCAGCCACGAACCTGACGGCATGCATCTGATCAAACCGGAAATGCGCATTCGCCAGTCCACCAGCCCCCATCGGCCCCGCGCCTGA
- a CDS encoding MarR family winged helix-turn-helix transcriptional regulator codes for MGKKHKDGKKNKSKKKDQTEYTLVDLSPALTQAARSMRTVLSRNLLESGLYAGQDGVILSLAESDGMTAGGLAQKLGVKAPTMTRTIGRMEAQGFLERKPDAEDARLTKVYLTELGRGSVQAIEMAASACDRLATLEFSDKEIRNLVRLLKAIDGNLQAEALHIEEPDED; via the coding sequence ATGGGAAAGAAGCATAAGGACGGCAAAAAGAACAAGTCCAAGAAGAAGGACCAGACCGAGTATACGCTCGTCGACCTCTCTCCGGCGCTGACCCAGGCGGCTCGTTCCATGCGTACGGTGCTGTCGCGCAACCTTCTCGAAAGCGGCCTCTATGCCGGCCAGGACGGCGTCATTCTCTCGCTCGCCGAAAGCGACGGCATGACGGCCGGCGGCCTTGCCCAGAAGCTCGGCGTCAAGGCGCCGACGATGACGCGCACGATCGGCCGCATGGAGGCGCAGGGTTTCCTCGAGCGCAAGCCCGATGCCGAGGATGCGCGACTCACCAAGGTCTATCTCACCGAACTCGGCCGCGGCAGCGTGCAGGCGATCGAGATGGCGGCGTCTGCCTGCGACAGGCTGGCGACGCTGGAATTCTCCGACAAGGAAATCCGCAATCTCGTCCGGCTGCTGAAAGCGATCGACGGCAATCTGCAGGCCGAGGCCCTTCACATCGAAGAACCGGACGAAGACTGA
- a CDS encoding creatininase family protein: MMTPSPRFEDSNPAFAPGEGRLIAVLPLGAHEQHGPHLPFETDTLIAEGIAGRLQMALPAGLPVTFLPAESVGYSIEHMDVEGTKTLAFDEAVTRWLAIAENLAKQGIRKFVMLNAHGGNSPVMTIVATEARVRFAMLAVATSWTRFGLPDSVITPEEKAIGIHGGDIETSVMLALDPDRVDMAKAADFSSRQTEFAGRFKHLRAYGPHAFGWKMSDLNTTGAAGNAAAATAEKGEALIAHAVKGLVELLEDVDAFDVTQLR, from the coding sequence ATGATGACGCCTTCGCCGCGCTTCGAGGACAGCAACCCGGCCTTTGCTCCCGGCGAAGGCCGGCTGATCGCCGTGCTGCCGCTCGGCGCCCATGAGCAGCACGGCCCTCACCTGCCCTTCGAAACCGACACGCTGATTGCCGAAGGCATCGCCGGACGATTGCAGATGGCCTTGCCCGCCGGCCTGCCGGTCACCTTCCTGCCCGCCGAATCCGTCGGCTACTCCATAGAGCATATGGATGTCGAAGGAACGAAGACGCTTGCTTTCGACGAAGCGGTCACCCGCTGGCTCGCCATCGCCGAAAACCTGGCGAAGCAGGGCATCCGCAAATTCGTGATGCTGAATGCCCATGGCGGCAATTCGCCCGTCATGACGATCGTCGCCACCGAGGCGCGGGTCCGCTTTGCCATGCTGGCGGTGGCAACGAGCTGGACCCGCTTCGGCCTGCCGGACAGCGTGATCACCCCTGAGGAGAAGGCGATCGGCATCCATGGCGGCGATATCGAGACTTCGGTGATGCTGGCGCTTGACCCCGACAGGGTCGATATGGCGAAAGCGGCGGACTTTTCCTCGAGGCAGACGGAATTCGCCGGACGCTTCAAACATCTGCGCGCCTACGGGCCGCATGCCTTCGGCTGGAAGATGTCGGATCTCAATACCACCGGCGCAGCAGGCAATGCCGCGGCGGCGACGGCTGAAAAGGGTGAGGCGCTGATTGCGCATGCGGTGAAGGGGCTGGTCGAATTGCTGGAGGATGTCGACGCCTTCGACGTCACGCAACTCCGCTGA